The following DNA comes from Deinococcus ruber.
CGCCTTTGGGTTGGCATCATGTGTGTCGCTGCACCTCGAAGCGAAGCGGCACGTCCCCCCCGTGCTGAACAGTGGCTGGTAGGTCTTGGTGTGATGGGAGCGGTTGCCGGATAGAGCGGGCGCGCGAGGTCATCGCCGCATCTGCTCTAGCGCCTCGTGGTCCGTGGTGGCCGAGAATGCGATCGCCGGTGTCGGTGCTGGTGAAGTTGAGCCGAGTGTGCATCCTTCGTGGAGGGGGACATGGATGACGTCGGTGATCCTGGCGTGGCTCGTTCCCATCTCAACACGTTCAGACGTGGGGATGAGTCGCGTTCGGCACATGACATGATGCGGTATGCCACCCAGCCGCATTCTCCTGATCGTGCCGGATCACTGCCTTACTGCATCCCTCCAAGGAGTGTTGGAGGCTGCTGGGTATGCTGTGGAGGTCACCTCCTCGGTCATGGCGGGGTTGACGCTGGCGCGCGAGCGTCTGCCACGTCTCCGCAATCGAGGCCGAGTTAGGACGAAGCGTGCGTGAGGAACGGGACGCCCCGGCAGAAGTAGCCCGATTGTTCCAGGTTCACCCCTCCATCATGAGCCGCTTGAGAGCAGGGCACGTGTAAAGCCACTGTCACTCCTTGACCGGCACTTCTGCACACGCGCTCAATCTGCCCCGTGGTCAGCTTACCCATGAGCGCTCTATGATGAACTATGATTCTCAGCCATGGGACGGACCCGGTCAATCCGGACGACAGTGAGCTGCCCCCGAATGAGCAGGAGCGGCTTTCGGCCCTCTTCCGCTACGCGATCCTTGACACGCCCTCGGAAGCGCAGTTCGACCGGCTGGTCGAGCTGGCCGCCCGGTTCTTCGACCTCCCGGTGGCCCTGATCAGTTTCGTTGCGGAAGACCGCCAGTGGTTCAAGGCGAACCACGGCCTAGCAACCTCCGAAACTCCCCGCTGCGAGTCGTTCTGCGCCGTTGCCATCGCCCGTGACGGGGTGATGGTCATCCCAGATACCATGCTCGACGAAGAGCTCCGCTCCTACCCGGTGGTGGTGAGTGAGCCATATATCCGCAGTTATGCCGGTGCCCCCCTCGTGACCCCGGATGGCCACAAGATCGGCACCTTCTGCGTCCTCGGCACCGAACCGCGGGTGTTCACCCGGAAGGAACAAGAGCTCCTGACAGCCTTCGCGGAGATGGCGATGGCTGAGGTACAGCGGCGCCTGGATCTGCAGGAGCTCAACGAATTGGCGATGAACGACACGCTCACCGGTCTGCCCAACCGCGTGCAGTTCCGTCAGCAGTTGCTCCAAGCCTGCCACCGCGCCGACACTTCCGGAGAGAAGGTGGTGATCGGACTCCTGGATCTCGATCGGTTCAAGCTGATCAACGACACCTTCGGCCACGCCGCCGGTGACGAGGTGCTCAAGCTCGTCGCGCGCCGCCTGAGCGAAACGCTCGCGACGGGTGACGTGGTGGCCAGGATCAGTGGAGACGAGTTCGTCCTGCTGCTCACGGACGTGCGGTCGGCAGAGGACGTCCGTGTGTTGACGAGACGACTCGAGGACAGCTTCGTGGCGCCGTTCATGATCGAAGGTCAGAAGGTGGTGGTGTCCTGGAGTCTCGGGCTGAGTGTCTACCCAGACGATGCCAGGGAGCCTGACACGCTGCTTGGCCAGGCAGACGCGGCGATGTTCCGGGTCAAGCGTGCTGGGGGGGGTCATGCCAGCTTCCAGCGACACGAGGATCAGCGGAGTTACCTGCGTGGAGAACGTCTGAGCGCGCTGCATCAAGCCCTCGAACGGAACGAGCTGCAGCTGTACGTCCAACCGAAGGTCGATGCCGAACGCCGAACTGTGGTGGGGCATGAGGTTCTCGTCCGCTGGATCCGGCCTTCTGGGATCGTCAGTCCGCTGGAGTTCATCCCGCTGGCCGAGTCCTCTGGGCTGATCGGGCTGATCGGCCGTTGGGTGCTGCGGCAAGCGGTGGACGCCCTGAAAACAGGACAACTGCAGGAAGTCTGCGTGAACGTCAGTGCGCTGGAGTTGAGGGAGTCCGACTTTGTGGCCCATCTGCGATGGGTCCTCGAGGAGCGGGGCGTCGATCCACAGCGACTCTGGTTAGAACTGACCGAGAGGAGCCTGCTGGAGCCGCGCTTCATCCCGGTCCTTCACGAGCTGAAGGCGCTGGGTGTGCGGACGGCACTGGACGATTTCGGGAACGGGTATAGCAGCCTGATGGCGCTGGTGAATTTGCCGATTCAGATGGTGAAGATTGATCGGAGCTTTACCGCGGGGATTGGCGAGGACACCCCAGACGGGCTGCGGGCGTTGAAGGTGGTTCGTGGGATCGTGGCGCTGGCGACCGCTTATGGACTGCTGACGGTCGCTGAGGGCGTCGAAACGCCAGTGCAGGCCGACCTCTTAATGAAGGCGGGGTGTGCGTACCTGCAGGGGTATCTGTTCGGGCGCCCAGCGCCGCTCTCCTGACGGGCGTGGGTACTGCCGTTCCTACACGGGCGGACATCACCTGGATCTGAGGCGGCGAGAACGTCCTGGTGGCGATGGCGTCGGCACTGGCGAGGGGCGTAGGTGCGCATTTAGCTTCTCGGGCCTGTCGTGTTACTCGTGCTCAACCGCTGCTCACGCTCCTGCCCGCAGCATCTCCTGATCGCTCGCCCGGGCCACCGTCTTAATAGCTTCTCATTCACATTACAATCGTCCAGCGTGACACTCCGTGTAATAAGGGGTGGCGCCGTTCTCGAACGTTCGACCCTACCTGATCCAGAGTTTCCGCAACCGCATTCCCCTGCTGGCCGGTTGGGTCGTTTTCACCCCACTTGTCCTGCATCCTGTCGCCGGTCTTAGCCGGGGTCTGACGGCACTCGCCACACTTGGGGTCCTGGGTGGGGTGGTTGGGTACATCACGCTCAGTTCGTACCAACGTCACCGCTCCAAATTCTGATTGGCAGCATGCGGCGTCCCTTGAACCACCGACCTCACAATCACCGCTGCGCACCCTGTTGGGTACCACGTACCTTTCGTGGTGCCGGACGATCGGTGCCGACACGCAAAGGCGATGCACCATGACGACACCGCACCTCTTGATCATCGACCAGGACCTGTTGCTGGTCGCGCAACTCCAAGCCACGCTGGAAGACATCGGGTATCGAGTGCGCGTGGCTACCTCCCTGATGCAGGGCCTCACGCTGGCGCGAAGGCACTTCCCGACCCTGGTGGTTGTGGCCTTGGAGCTTCCAGACGGCTCCGGGCGCGATGTGGTGACGCGCCTGCGGGCCAGCAGTACGGCCGTCCCGATCATCGTGTTGACGAACCGTGAGGAAGTGGAAGATCAATGGTCACTGGTGCACCTGGGGGCCACAGAGTGTGTGAGCAAGCCCGTGTTGGTGCGGGCGCTGGTCGCGCGCATCCAAGGGTACCTCCGGCAACCGCAGGGGCATGACACGTTGTCGTACGGCGAGTTGCGGGTCTTCCCAGACCAGCAACTGGTGACATTTGAAGGGAACGCGCTCAACCTGACCGACACGGAGTGCCGGATCCTGGCGTTCCTGTTGCGGGAACGAGGGCGGATCGTCTCGCGTGCCGAGATCGCGCACGCGCTGTGGGTCGACCATGATGGGTCCGAGCGCAGCAATGTCATCGATGTGCACGTGACGCACCTTCGCGCCAAACTCAGAGCGGTGCAGCTGTACGGGATGATTCGAACGGTGCGGAGTGTAGGGTATGTGATCCGGCAGGAGGCGCCCCATGCACAGTAGCCTGCCCAGACGCTCGTGGCGGGTCGTCTTCAGGAAGCGGAGGTGCCGACAGCATCGACGTGCGGCCCGTTGCCTCAGCGTTCAGACATCATGCGTCAAGGTGTGCACACCGATCACGGTGGTGCGGCCATCGACGGTGGTCTAAAAACAGCCCCGGTCCTGTCGGGGGCGTGTGCAGCGGCTTGTGTCGGTACACGTTGGCGCCGCCCGTGTACGCGCGGCAGGGCGTGTTCTACGACCGATCGGTGACGCTGACGGGCTGTTCGAGCGGGTCAGTCGATTGCGGCCCTCGGAGGGCATAGCCATACCCCCGTACGGTCCGGAGGTAGCTGTACGCGCCCTGGTCGCGGAGTTTGCTGCGGAGGTTGGCCATGTGGACGTCCATGACGTTGCTGTGCTCGCGGAGGGCGTCTTTTGTCCGGAGACTCTCGATGAGCTCTTGACGTGAATACACCCGACCGGGCTGCTGCATCAGCAACGCCAACAGCTCAAATTCCGTGAGGGTTAAGGTCAGTTCCTGACCATGGAACAGCGCCAGTCGTTGCTGAACCCGCACTTCTAAGTCGTTCACGTGCAGGTGTTCCCCCACCTCTTGGCGAAACTGCACCGCGATGCGGGCCAGCAACTCCGGAAGCT
Coding sequences within:
- a CDS encoding putative bifunctional diguanylate cyclase/phosphodiesterase, which gives rise to MILSHGTDPVNPDDSELPPNEQERLSALFRYAILDTPSEAQFDRLVELAARFFDLPVALISFVAEDRQWFKANHGLATSETPRCESFCAVAIARDGVMVIPDTMLDEELRSYPVVVSEPYIRSYAGAPLVTPDGHKIGTFCVLGTEPRVFTRKEQELLTAFAEMAMAEVQRRLDLQELNELAMNDTLTGLPNRVQFRQQLLQACHRADTSGEKVVIGLLDLDRFKLINDTFGHAAGDEVLKLVARRLSETLATGDVVARISGDEFVLLLTDVRSAEDVRVLTRRLEDSFVAPFMIEGQKVVVSWSLGLSVYPDDAREPDTLLGQADAAMFRVKRAGGGHASFQRHEDQRSYLRGERLSALHQALERNELQLYVQPKVDAERRTVVGHEVLVRWIRPSGIVSPLEFIPLAESSGLIGLIGRWVLRQAVDALKTGQLQEVCVNVSALELRESDFVAHLRWVLEERGVDPQRLWLELTERSLLEPRFIPVLHELKALGVRTALDDFGNGYSSLMALVNLPIQMVKIDRSFTAGIGEDTPDGLRALKVVRGIVALATAYGLLTVAEGVETPVQADLLMKAGCAYLQGYLFGRPAPLS
- a CDS encoding response regulator transcription factor, which translates into the protein MTTPHLLIIDQDLLLVAQLQATLEDIGYRVRVATSLMQGLTLARRHFPTLVVVALELPDGSGRDVVTRLRASSTAVPIIVLTNREEVEDQWSLVHLGATECVSKPVLVRALVARIQGYLRQPQGHDTLSYGELRVFPDQQLVTFEGNALNLTDTECRILAFLLRERGRIVSRAEIAHALWVDHDGSERSNVIDVHVTHLRAKLRAVQLYGMIRTVRSVGYVIRQEAPHAQ